The Methanobrevibacter sp. DNA window TCACCACTTATATAACATACAATAACTTAATATATAATATATTGATAAATATATAAATAATTTAATCTTATATAATTTATTATAATTTTGGAGGAGAGTATTTGTCTAGACCTAATCAAAATCAACAACAAGAATATAAAAGAGTAAGAACTCCTAAAAAAGGTGAAATTCCTGGAGTAGTTGAACAAATTATGGGACACGGAAAATTAAAAGTACGTTGTGCTGATGGAAATATGAGAATGACCAGAATCCCTGGAAAAATGAAAAAACGTATTTGGATTCGTGAAGGAGACGTAATCCTTGTAAAACCATGGGATTTCCAATCTGATGAAAAAGCTGATGTAATTTGGAGATACACCAAAACCGAATCAAATTGGCTTGAAAGAAAAGGCTACTTAAAAATGTAGTCTAACTACTTATTTTTTTGATTTTAATGGATTCCAAAATAGTTAAAGCAGATGCAAAACACGAAAAAATACATTCCCGAAAAAGAAAGAAAGACAGTTCTGATAGAAAAGTGGGAAATGAAATTTTCGATAAAATAACCTTAGAAACATTATACAAATTAGCTAATCAGGGACACATTGATATTTTAAATGGTGCTATAAGTACAGGTAAAGAAGCCAATGTACTTACAGGCATTACTGAAGACAAAAAATTTATTGCAGTTAAAGTTTATAGAATTGCAACATCTGATTTTAAAAAAATGGATTATTACCTCAAAGGAGATCCAAGATTCCATCTTAAAACCAAAAATAAAAGAAAAATCATTTATTCTTGGGTTACAAAAGAATTTAAAAACCTAACAAGACTTGAGTCTGCAGGAGTTAAAGTACCTCATCCAATTACAAGTGCAAATAATGTATTGTTAATTGAATTTATAGGTGATGAACAAGGGAATCCTGCCCAACCTGTTAAAAATCAACCACCAAAAGACCCTGAAGAATTTTTCAATAAGTTAATCGAAAATCTAAAATTATTTGTAAATGAAGCAAAATTAGTGCATGGAGACTTGTCAAATTACAATATTTTAAATAAAGATGAAGAACCAGTCATTATAGATGTTTCACAGTCCGTTGTTTTAGACAATCCCATTTCAAAAGAACTTCTTGAAAGGGACATTAACACACTTGTTCGTGAGTATACCAAATTTGGTGTTGAGACTAGTTTTGAAAAAATTTGGGAATATGTCAATCCTAAATTTTAATTAAAATATTACTCACACACCGCAAATATTATTACTTTTTTAATTCTACATAGTAACTTATTTTTTTCATTGAAACCATTTTAGAACATGAAATAAATTTTTTACATATAATTTAAAGTTATATCACTTAAAACTTATTAAAAATCAATGATTTAATAATTAAAATTCAAATTAAGAATTAAATTATATAATAATGATTAATTATGATTAATTAATTATTTTAGATTTTTTCAATCAAAATAGCTAAAAAATAAGAATTAAACATTATTTTCAATTATAACTTATATTTGCCCCTTTTTTAGTTGTGTTAAACTGTCTAATATATTATTTATAAAATTAAACAGTAATTTAAAAATATATACAATTTATTAAAAACTGTACAATAAGTATAAATAACATTACACCATAAATTCTAATTAGACTTAATTTTATTAACATGAATAAATTATTTATTGAAAATTAAGTCGAAAAATATAGAGGTTATATTAAATGTTTAAATTTGATAAAGAACAAGAAGTTTTTGACTTCGGTGGAGTCAAAATGGGTGGACAACCTGGAGAATACCCAACTGTATTAGCTGGTACTATTTTCTACGGTGGACACAACATTCTTAATGATGAATTAACCGGTGACTTCGATAAAGCTAAAGCTGAAACTTTAATCAACGATATGGCATCCATTTCTGATGTAACTGGAAACCCATACATTGTACAAGTTTTCGGACAAACTGTTGAAGCTCTCCCTAAATATATTGAATTTGTTGGTGAAATTTGTGATGCTCCTTTCCTTATAGATTCTACATCTGGAGATGCTAGAGTTGCTGGTGCACAGTACGCTGATGAAACCGGATTAACCGAAAGAGCTATCTACAACTCAATCAACATGGCAGCAGACAAATCTGAATTACAAGCTCTCGCTGAAACTGACATTTCTGCATCCATTATCTTAGGATTCAACCCAATGAATGCTACCGTTGAAGGTAAAATGAACATGTGGGAAAACGGAGACAATGGTGCTTATGAAAAAGGTTTACTTGAAGTAGCTGCAGAATGTGGTATCGACAAATTTATGATGGATACTGCTGTAACTCCTTTAGGACAAGGTGCAGGTATTGCTGCTAGAACTTCCTTTGCAGAAAAAGCTAAATGGGGATACCCAGTTGGATCCGGTATTCACAACGTACCTTCTGCATGGGACTGGTTAAGAGACTACAAAAAAGAAGGTAACAAAACTGCATTCACCGTTTGTGATATTGGTGCAAACATTGTTCAAGTTATGTGTGGAGGAGACTTCGTTCTCTTTGGACCTATTGAAAACGCAAAAATTGCATTCCCTGCAGTAGCACAAACTGATATGTTCATTTCCGAAGCTGCAAAACCTTTAGGAACTGAACCTGTAGATTACCACCCAATGAACAAATTATTATAAGCAATTTGTTATAGACTTATCAAAAGTTACATTTTCAAACCTCAACATCAATTTGTTCTAAATGTCATTCCCTAAAATGATATTTAACAAATCTAAACATTAATCCAAAATACCGAATTAGCACTGGACCTCCAAACACGTCCAGTGCTATTAAAATAAAAACTATTTTTTATAAACTTATTTTTTAGTAAACAATATCTTTTTAATCCTAAATTTTAAATAACTTCAGATAAATAATTATTAATAATTTTAATTTAAGAAAAAAGGTGAAATTATGCCGGAAACAGATTATTTAAAAATACCTCAAAATAGAGTAGGGGCATTAATTGGAAGCAATGGAGGAGTTAAAAAGTCCATTGAAAAAGCAACTGGAACTATTCTCGACATAGATAGTGATGAAGGTACCGTTTACATCACACCTAGCGACAATATGGAAGATCCATTAGGAGTTTGGAATGCAAACCATATCGTCAAAGCAGTTGCACGTGGATTCAATCCAGAAGTTGCATTGAAATTAGTTAGTGACGATTATTATTTAGAAGTAATTAGCTTACCATTATACATTGGAAAATCCAAAAAAGCCCTCGCAAGACATAAAGGAAGAATCATCGGAAAAGACGGGAAAACACGTGAAATAATTATGGAAATGGCTGAAGTTGACATGGCAATTTACGGTAAAACAGTTTCATTGATAGGGGAAATGGACAACATAATGGTTGCTAAAGAAGCTATTGAAATGATTTTGAAAGGTTCCAGACATAAATCAGTTTACGGATTCTTAGAACATAAAAAAGAAGATTTAAAAATGAAAGAATTCAAAGACCTTGTTGGAATCGAAGATGACAAAATCGAATTCAAAGACGGAATTGAATTTGATGAAAACATGTTACAGTAACATTTAATGTTACTATTTTTTCTTTTTTTAAATTAAAGTATTACTTTAATGCAATTTTCATACCATAATTATTCAAATAATAGAAAACTATTATATACATCGATAGACATATATAGATAGTGTAGTACAAATACGATATTTTCTACATGTTTTTAACTTATTATTTTATTATATATTTAATCAATATAGATAGGGCAATAGAAAAATATTAGTTTTCAAATGCTCTCTAACTTCATTTAAATATAAAACATCACATAATAAAGTAAAACATATACCAATTTTAGGAGGAATTTTTTGGCAAGTCAGGAACCAGGACTTGATTGGAATCAGGATTTTAAAAACTTGACTCCATCCGAGTTTTTTAGAAAAAACAAGCAAATGTTAGGATTTACAGGTAAAATCCGTTCATTAACTATTGTATTTCACGAATTAATCACAAACAGTTTTGATGCATGTGAAGAATCTGGAATATTACCTGAAATCGAAATTGAATTAAAAAGAGTTGACAAGGAACATTATATTCTCAGACATAAAGATAATGGGCCAGGTATCCCTGAAGATTATGTAATGAGAGTTTACTGTAGTATGTTTTCAGGATCCAAATTCAGAAACATACAATCAAGAGGACAACAAGGATTAGGTTGTAGTGGTTGTGTATTACTTTCACAGATGACCACAGGTAAACCTGCTCGTGTAATTTCCTGTTACAAAGAAAACGGTGAAATTAAAGGAGTGAAAATGAAATTCCAAATGGATGTGAAAAACAACCGTGGAATTTTAATGGAAAGAGAAGATTATCCAGCAGAAAGTACTGGAGTATGTATTGAATTACAATTCAAAGAGGTTTCATATTCTCTTGCAGAACAAGGTGCTTTTGAATACATCAGAAGAACCATGATTGGAAACCCTCACGCTAAAATTACATTCAGAGATCCATCCGGACATAAATACATATTCAAAAGAGCAGCAGACATTGTTCCAATCCTTCCAAAAGAAGTATTACCTCATCCAAAAGGTGTAAGTGCTGATGATTTAATGACAATGGCACAAAACACAGACAGTAGAAGATATAAAAGTATGTTAACCTCATCATTATCTAGAATGTCCAACAAAAGAGTGGATGAAATTTCAGAACTTACTAAAATTGACATGAATAAACGTCCGAAAGACCTCACATTTCCTGAAGCAGAAGCTATTGTACAGTGTTTCAAAAAAATGAAATTCATGGCTCCTCCAACTGATGGACTTATACCTATTGGATCAGAACAAATTGAAAAAGGTATGAAACAAATTCTTAAACCTGAATTTGTAACAACAATTACCAGAAAACCTGTAACCTACCAAGGTGGGGTTTCATTCATTATTGAAGCCGGACTTGCTTACGGTGGAGATGCAGGAAGAGTTGTAAAAGAACAAAGAAAATCTGAAATCATGAGATTTGCAAACAGAGTTCCATTAACTTTCGATGCAGGAAGCTGTGCTATTACTGAAGCTCTCAAAAGTATCGATTGGAAACGTTACGGTCTTAGAGACTTAGATAACACACCATTAACTTTATTTGTAAATATTATTTCAACACAAGTACCATATCTTTCAACTGGTAAACAAAGTGTATCACCAGAACCTGAAATCGTGCATGAGATCAGACAATCCACTATGAAATTAGCTCGTAAGCTTCAAAAACACTTAAGAGCTAAAAAAGCAGCAAAAGAAAAAGAAAAACGTTCAAAAGTATTCGAAGATTATGTACCAGTAATCATCGAAGAAGCTGCAAAACTAGGAGAAACTGGAGTTCCAGAATATCAAGAAGTTTTAGCAAAAGTTACCAAAAAAGCTCTTGCAGAATTACTTGGTGAAAAAGTTGAGGAAGAAGAGGAAGAAGAAGAACTTGACGCAATCATCATGGAAGAAGTTGATGAAATGGGCCATACTGTTGACTCAGAAAATAGCTCATTATACGACTTTGAAGAAGATGATGTTGATGATGGATTTGAAGACTAGGTGATTAAATGACTAAAATTAAAGAAGACCAAAAAGCCCACAGGGAAAAAAGGAAAGAATACACATACAACAAATTAAAAGGATTAGGTCAAGAAATCATTGAAGACATTGAAAAAAATAAAGTTCCTTCCGTTAGAGTCCCATCAAGGGGTACTGGAAACATCGTTTATGATGAAGCTAAAAGATATTACGTATTAGGAGACAGATACGGTAAAAGATCCTTAGGTAATGTAAAACAAATCAGAAAATTAGGTCAAATGGTTTATGTAGCTAATTTCTGTAAAGATTTAGTAGCACGTGAAAAAACAGCAACCATCAGGGAGATGTATTATGTTTCTGAAGGTTGGGGAATTAGTTTTAAAACACAACAAGAATCCAACATTGTTGGAGAAGATTTAGAAGTAACTCTTGGAACCACTCGTGAAGATTTAGGATTAATGCCAGAGGAAGACGGAGCATCAGTATACGGAGATATTACATTATTAGATGATGATGTTGAAATTAATGCTGCAAAAGCAGGTAAATCCGGTTATACAATATCACCAACTATCGATCAAGTAGAATTTTTAGACTGTAATGTTGACAGAGTTATCGCAGTGGAAACCATGGGAATGTTCCACAGGATGGTTCAGGAAAATGCAGACAAAAGATTCAACACATTAATTGTTGGACTTAAAGGACAAGCTGCTCGTGCAACAAGAAGATTCCTCCACAGAGTAAATGATGAAATTGGATTACCTGTTTACATCTGTAACGACGGAGACCCTTGGGGATTCCACATTGCACAAGTAATTATTTCTGGAAGTGCAAAATTAGCTCACGTTAACAATGATTTAGCAACACCTGATGCTAAATTCATGGGAGTAACTGCATCTGACATCATCAACTATGACTTGCCAACTGATAAACTCAAAGATGTTGACGTCATGAGACTCAAAGAGCTTTCCAAAGACCCAAGGTATAAAAATGATTTCTGGCAAACTGAAATCAAAAAGATGCTTAAAATTGGTAAAAAAGCAGAACAGCAATCTTTCTCAAAATATGGGCTTGAGTACGTAGTAGATACTTACTTCCCACAAAAACTTGAAGAATTAGAAAATTAAATCTATTTCTTCATTACTTTTTCTTTTTTTAAAATATTTTTTACAATCATATTTATATATTAAAAAAATCATATACCCTAGTAGGTATGGGTTGTGTTATTTATGAAACAATGTATGGATACTGAAAATTTACATAGAAGACTCAAGAAAATCATAGGGCAGTTAAATGCAATTGATCGTATGATTGAAGAAGACATTCCTTGTGAACAGATATTAATGCAAGTAAATGCATCAAAATCAGCATTACATAAGGTTGGACACATAATTGTTGAAGGCCACTTAGAACACTGTGTAAAAGAAGCTATTGATGCTGGAGATTCATATAAAGCATTAGGCGATATCTCATCAATTTTAGAATATTACTCCAGACTTTAATTTTTTTTAAATTAAATTTATACCCTAAGGGGTATATCTATATATTGGGAGTTGTATAGTATGGATTTGAAATTTAAAAAAGAAGAAAAAACAGAAATCATTTTTATCACAATATCAGCAGTCAGTTTAATTTTAGGATTTACCTTATCAATTAATTATCTTTCATGGATTCCGATAATATTATGCGGAATTCCAATATTTAAAGAATGTTATAAAGGATTAACAACTGAATTTGACATTAAAGCAGATTTACTTGTTTCTATAGCAATTATTGCATCAATTATAATTGGTGAAGTTTATGCAGCAGGTGAAATTGCAACAATCATGGCAATTGGTGGATTTTTAGAAGAATATACTGTATCAAAAGCACAGAGCAGAATTAAAGAACTTGCAAAAATGACCCCAAAAGTTGCAACAATAATAAAAGATAATATTGAAAATACAATTCCTATTGAAGAAGTTAAAATTGGAGATATATTAAAAGTACTTCCGGGGGAAAGCATTCCAAATGATGGAATCATTATTAATGGAGAAACATCCATTAACCAATCCACACTTACAGGAGAATCAATACCTGTAGATAAAACAGTGAATGATGAAGTATATAGTGGAACAATCAATCTTTATGGATCATTTACCATGAGAGTAACAAAAATAAGTAAAGACAGTTCCCTTCAAAAATTAATTAAACTTGTTGAATCCTCAAAGCCTGAAAATGCAAAAATTGTAAAAACAGCAGACAAATGGGCAACAATGATTGTTGTAATAGCATTCACTGCCTCAATATTAACATACTTATTTACATTTGAAATAATCCGATCAGTTACCATATTAGTAGTATTCTGTCCATGCGCATTAGTTCTTGCTACCCCAACAGCACTAATGGCTGCTACAAGTAATCTAACAAAATATGGAATTTTGGTAAAAAATGGAGAATCAATAGAGGAATTAGCTCATGTCGATGAAGTAATATTCGATAAAACAGGAACATTAACTTATGGAACTCCCACTGTAATAAAAGTTACCTCAAAAAATCCAGAAGAAATGATGCAAATTGTAACATCACTTGAATCCAAATCAGAACATCCCCTAGCAAAAGCTATTGTAAAATATTACAATAATAAAGATTTAACAGAGGTTAATGATTTTAAAATACATATAGGTAAGGGAATTACCGGAACAATCAAAGGAGAAAAAGCAATAGTGGGAAATAAAAAATTCTTAGAATCTGAAGGGATTAAAATAAATTCATTAAATGATAATAAAAATGGAGAAATAGAAATTTTTGTTGCAAAAGAAAAAGAGCACATTGGAACAATATCCCTTGCAGATACAATACGCAATAATTCCAAACCAACAATCAGAAATCTTAAAAAACTAAGAATCAAAACAATATTACTCACTGGTGATAATGAAAATACTGCAAAATCCATTGCAAATCAGCTCAAGATAAATAATATTAAATTTAATTGCTTACCAGAAGATAAAATCAAATATATTCAAGATGAACAAATAAGAAACCATAGAGTTGCAATGATTGGAGATGGAATAAACGATGCCCCTTCCTTAAGAAAATCAAATGTTGGAATATCCATGGGAAAAATAGGTAGCGATCTATCTATTGAATCTTCAAATATTACATTAATTAAGGACAATATAGAAAATATCCCTCATTTAATTGAAATATCTAAAAAAACTATAAGAACAATCAATATAAGTATTGGCTTTGCATTGACATTGAATGTGCTTGCAATGGCATTGGCAATTCTTGGAATATTAAATCCGATTGAAGGAGCATTAATTCATAATATCGGTTCAGTAATTGTAATTATTTACTCCTCCATATTGGTCAATTACAAAAGTTCAAAAATAGATTATAAAACCGAACAGTTTGATTTATATAAAACTTTAAATATAACAATGAATAATTATAATTTATAAAACACAAGGTGATTTAATATGCCTGAAAAAGAAATCAAAGTTGTGGGCATGCACTGCCCTTCCTGTGTAAATGCTGTTGAATTATGTTTAAAAGATGTTGACGGAATTGATGATGCTAAAGCAGATTTAGATTCTGGAGTTACCACTTTAACATTATCTGCTGATGTAAGCGATGCAGACATCAACGAAGCTGTTGAAGAAGCAGGATTTAAAGTAGAATAAATCCTCTTTTACTTTTATTTTTTTAACTATAAAATTTAATTAAAATATCAACTATTTTTCCAATATCCTTTCCGACCAACAAATTATGTTTCAAGTTATCAAAAACAATTAAGTCGGAATTTTTGATGTTGCTACTTAATTCTGTTTGTTCACTCAACAATGACAAATCATCATATTTTCCTGCCAAGATCAATGTTTTAATATCAATAGCATCCAACATACATTCAACATTGAAATTTAAGATAGCATCAATTGCTTTTTTAACTGCATCAACATTTAAAACAACCCTTACATTATTTCTAAGCAATCCAAGATTATGTTCATGCCTTTTAATAACATCAGGACATAGAGTAAACGGAAGAATTGTATCAAAGAATTCTTCAGGACTATTTGAAATAGCTCTCTTAAATTTATTTAATTCATTTTCAAGATGGTTGCTGCAATAGGAGAAACTAGACATCATAACCAATTATGAAACCTTTGAAGGATACTTTATTGCAAAGTTAAGTGCAATGGCACCGCCCAAAGAAAGTCCTACCAGATTCACATTATCAATATTTAACTCATCTAAAAGACAATTCAAATCTTCAGTATATGAATCAACAGTTATTTCATCACCCCATAATTTAGAATCCCCATGGCCCCTTAAATCAAACCGTAGTATTTTATATTTATTTTTAAGAGGATTTGCTAAAACTTCCCAATAATTTAAGTTATCAGAAAGCCCATGAATAAATACAATAGTTTCACCTTCACCTTCAACAAGATAATTTATAGCAGGTTTAACCAAAACAATCACCGAAATTAAAATTCAATAAGTATATTTCTATTTAACGTAAATTTAAAATTAATCATCAAATTTTAAATAAGTTAAAAAACAAAATTTAATCATATAATATTTTTTTAAATTTATTATAAAATAAAAAGGGATAAAAAATGAAAACTGTTGCAATTAATGGTTATGGAACCATCGGTAAAAGAGTGGCTGATGCTGTAGCTGCTCAAGATGATATGAAAGTAATTGGTGTAAGTAAAACTAGACCAAACTACGAAGCAAGAACTGCAGTTGAAGAAAAAGGATACCCATTATACATTGGAATCCCAGAAAGAGAACAAATGTTCAAAGATGCTGGAATCGAAATAGCTGGTACTGTTGAAGACATGATTCAAGAAGCAGATGTTGTCGTTGACTGTACTCCCGGAACTATCGGACCACAAAATCTTGAAATGTATAAAAAAGCAGGTGTTAAAGCAATTTACCAAGGTGGAGAAGACCACGATTTAACAGGTCTTTCATTTAATGCTATTTCTAATTACGATGACTCATACGGTGCAGATTACACTAGAGTAGTATCCTGTAACACTACCGGATTAACCCGTACATTATCCACAATTGACCCGATTGCAGACATCAAGAAAGTTAGAGCAGTAATGGTAAGAAGAGGATCAGATCCCTCTGAAATTAAAAAAGGTCCAATCAACGCAATTGTACCAAACCCTCCAAAAGTACCTTCCCACCACGGTCCTGACGTAAAAACTGTTATGAAAGGCATTGATGTGACAACCATTGCATTACTCGTACCTACTACATTAATGCACCAACACAACATTATGGTGGAAATCAATAACGAAGTAGAAACCGAAGAAATCATTAAAGCTTTAGAAAAACGTTCCAGAGTTCTTGTTGTTTCTGCAGAAGAAGGCTTAGGTTCCACTGCTGAATTAATGGAATATGCTAAAGAACTTGGAAGAAACAGAAACGATTTATATGAAATCCCAGTTTGGAGAGAATCCATCAATATTGTAGGAAATGAATTATTCTACATGCAAGCTGTTCACCAAGAATCTGACGTTGTTCCAGAAAATGTTGATGCAATTCGTGCACTTTTAGAAATGGAAAGTGACAACGAAAAATCCATCGCAAAAACTAACAAAGCTATGGGGATATTCTAAATTCCCCTTTTTTACTATTTTTTTAAACGATTTAAATGAAACATAAAGTACTTTTTGGACCTGCAGGAAGTCCAGTTGATTATAAAGGTGCTGCATACAAAGCTCCAAAATACATCTCCGAGGAAAGTCTTGACTCCTATGAATATCAATCCCCCTACGGAGTGAGAATTGGAGAATCCTCAGCAAATACCTTAAAAGAAGAATCTAAAAAGCACGACATTTTAATTTCAATGCATGCTCCATATTATATTAATTTATGTGCAAAAGAAGAGTCAAAACTTGATAAAAGTATTGGGCATTTAATATCTGCTGCACGTGCTGGTGAATGGATGGGAGCATATAGATTAGTATTCCACCCAGGAGCTTATTTGAATAGAAAACCTGAAAAAGCTATGGAAATATCAAAAAATACTGTTAACAGATTATTTGAAGAGCTTGAAGCTGAAGGAATCAAAGAGTTCACTTTTGCACCTGAAACAACCGGTAAAAGAACACAACTTGGAAATGTCAGAGAAGTTGTTGAATTATGTGCTACTTTTGATCACTTTGAACCTACAATTGATTTTGCACATGTTCATGCAAGAGGAAGAGGTTTTTTGAATAAAAAAGAAGATTACAATTGTATATTTTCAACAATCGAAGACCAATTAGATATTGATATGTTGCATTGCCATTTTACAACAATTGAATATGGTAACGGTGGAGAAGTTAAACATCATACTTTAGATGAAAATGATGAATATGGGCCGCAAATTGAAGATTTGCTTTCAAATTTGATTGACAATGGATGGAATGCAAACATCATCTGTGAAACTCCACTTAGAGATATTGATTCACTTAAAATGAAAAAGATATATGAAAATATGATTTAATAATCTTTTACAGAATCTATTAAATCATCCATATCCTTAAAAAGGTTATTTATCTCAATAGAATCATCTTTATTGGAACTTAGATGAATAACCAATTCATCAATCAAATCATTCATCTTATCAATGAATGTTCTTAATATTTTTAGTTTATTGTCAATTTCACGTTCAACAAATTCTTTACTACCATCATTTACTTCAATCATCTTCTTTGTAACTTCCATCTGACTAATAAACAGTTTATTGGAATTGTTAATAGAAGATAAAAACTTGGTATATGTCATATGAGTCGGATCAAAGAGTTTTCCAACTAATTCTTTTGCTCTTTTTTGTTTAATATCATACTCCTGTTCAATATCAAACAGCATATC harbors:
- the eif1A gene encoding translation initiation factor eIF-1A; translated protein: MSRPNQNQQQEYKRVRTPKKGEIPGVVEQIMGHGKLKVRCADGNMRMTRIPGKMKKRIWIREGDVILVKPWDFQSDEKADVIWRYTKTESNWLERKGYLKM
- a CDS encoding serine protein kinase RIO gives rise to the protein MDSKIVKADAKHEKIHSRKRKKDSSDRKVGNEIFDKITLETLYKLANQGHIDILNGAISTGKEANVLTGITEDKKFIAVKVYRIATSDFKKMDYYLKGDPRFHLKTKNKRKIIYSWVTKEFKNLTRLESAGVKVPHPITSANNVLLIEFIGDEQGNPAQPVKNQPPKDPEEFFNKLIENLKLFVNEAKLVHGDLSNYNILNKDEEPVIIDVSQSVVLDNPISKELLERDINTLVREYTKFGVETSFEKIWEYVNPKF
- the mtrH gene encoding tetrahydromethanopterin S-methyltransferase subunit H: MFKFDKEQEVFDFGGVKMGGQPGEYPTVLAGTIFYGGHNILNDELTGDFDKAKAETLINDMASISDVTGNPYIVQVFGQTVEALPKYIEFVGEICDAPFLIDSTSGDARVAGAQYADETGLTERAIYNSINMAADKSELQALAETDISASIILGFNPMNATVEGKMNMWENGDNGAYEKGLLEVAAECGIDKFMMDTAVTPLGQGAGIAARTSFAEKAKWGYPVGSGIHNVPSAWDWLRDYKKEGNKTAFTVCDIGANIVQVMCGGDFVLFGPIENAKIAFPAVAQTDMFISEAAKPLGTEPVDYHPMNKLL
- a CDS encoding KH domain-containing protein — protein: MPETDYLKIPQNRVGALIGSNGGVKKSIEKATGTILDIDSDEGTVYITPSDNMEDPLGVWNANHIVKAVARGFNPEVALKLVSDDYYLEVISLPLYIGKSKKALARHKGRIIGKDGKTREIIMEMAEVDMAIYGKTVSLIGEMDNIMVAKEAIEMILKGSRHKSVYGFLEHKKEDLKMKEFKDLVGIEDDKIEFKDGIEFDENMLQ
- the top6B gene encoding DNA topoisomerase VI subunit B is translated as MASQEPGLDWNQDFKNLTPSEFFRKNKQMLGFTGKIRSLTIVFHELITNSFDACEESGILPEIEIELKRVDKEHYILRHKDNGPGIPEDYVMRVYCSMFSGSKFRNIQSRGQQGLGCSGCVLLSQMTTGKPARVISCYKENGEIKGVKMKFQMDVKNNRGILMEREDYPAESTGVCIELQFKEVSYSLAEQGAFEYIRRTMIGNPHAKITFRDPSGHKYIFKRAADIVPILPKEVLPHPKGVSADDLMTMAQNTDSRRYKSMLTSSLSRMSNKRVDEISELTKIDMNKRPKDLTFPEAEAIVQCFKKMKFMAPPTDGLIPIGSEQIEKGMKQILKPEFVTTITRKPVTYQGGVSFIIEAGLAYGGDAGRVVKEQRKSEIMRFANRVPLTFDAGSCAITEALKSIDWKRYGLRDLDNTPLTLFVNIISTQVPYLSTGKQSVSPEPEIVHEIRQSTMKLARKLQKHLRAKKAAKEKEKRSKVFEDYVPVIIEEAAKLGETGVPEYQEVLAKVTKKALAELLGEKVEEEEEEEELDAIIMEEVDEMGHTVDSENSSLYDFEEDDVDDGFED
- a CDS encoding DNA topoisomerase IV subunit A, which gives rise to MTKIKEDQKAHREKRKEYTYNKLKGLGQEIIEDIEKNKVPSVRVPSRGTGNIVYDEAKRYYVLGDRYGKRSLGNVKQIRKLGQMVYVANFCKDLVAREKTATIREMYYVSEGWGISFKTQQESNIVGEDLEVTLGTTREDLGLMPEEDGASVYGDITLLDDDVEINAAKAGKSGYTISPTIDQVEFLDCNVDRVIAVETMGMFHRMVQENADKRFNTLIVGLKGQAARATRRFLHRVNDEIGLPVYICNDGDPWGFHIAQVIISGSAKLAHVNNDLATPDAKFMGVTASDIINYDLPTDKLKDVDVMRLKELSKDPRYKNDFWQTEIKKMLKIGKKAEQQSFSKYGLEYVVDTYFPQKLEELEN
- a CDS encoding metal-sensing transcriptional repressor, coding for MKQCMDTENLHRRLKKIIGQLNAIDRMIEEDIPCEQILMQVNASKSALHKVGHIIVEGHLEHCVKEAIDAGDSYKALGDISSILEYYSRL
- the cadA gene encoding cadmium-translocating P-type ATPase, with protein sequence MDLKFKKEEKTEIIFITISAVSLILGFTLSINYLSWIPIILCGIPIFKECYKGLTTEFDIKADLLVSIAIIASIIIGEVYAAGEIATIMAIGGFLEEYTVSKAQSRIKELAKMTPKVATIIKDNIENTIPIEEVKIGDILKVLPGESIPNDGIIINGETSINQSTLTGESIPVDKTVNDEVYSGTINLYGSFTMRVTKISKDSSLQKLIKLVESSKPENAKIVKTADKWATMIVVIAFTASILTYLFTFEIIRSVTILVVFCPCALVLATPTALMAATSNLTKYGILVKNGESIEELAHVDEVIFDKTGTLTYGTPTVIKVTSKNPEEMMQIVTSLESKSEHPLAKAIVKYYNNKDLTEVNDFKIHIGKGITGTIKGEKAIVGNKKFLESEGIKINSLNDNKNGEIEIFVAKEKEHIGTISLADTIRNNSKPTIRNLKKLRIKTILLTGDNENTAKSIANQLKINNIKFNCLPEDKIKYIQDEQIRNHRVAMIGDGINDAPSLRKSNVGISMGKIGSDLSIESSNITLIKDNIENIPHLIEISKKTIRTINISIGFALTLNVLAMALAILGILNPIEGALIHNIGSVIVIIYSSILVNYKSSKIDYKTEQFDLYKTLNITMNNYNL
- a CDS encoding heavy-metal-associated domain-containing protein, with translation MPEKEIKVVGMHCPSCVNAVELCLKDVDGIDDAKADLDSGVTTLTLSADVSDADINEAVEEAGFKVE
- a CDS encoding alpha/beta hydrolase — its product is MVKPAINYLVEGEGETIVFIHGLSDNLNYWEVLANPLKNKYKILRFDLRGHGDSKLWGDEITVDSYTEDLNCLLDELNIDNVNLVGLSLGGAIALNFAIKYPSKVS